The Hydrogenobacter thermophilus TK-6 genome window below encodes:
- the coaBC gene encoding bifunctional phosphopantothenoylcysteine decarboxylase/phosphopantothenate--cysteine ligase CoaBC: protein MTRVLLGVSSSIAIYKACDLVRTLKKKGYQVKVIMTPFSEKFLSKMTFEALTGYRVYSQWEEDPLAHINLARWCDVFLIAPCSVNTLSKIALGIGDNLLTTTVLAYEKNLLIAPAGNVSMWTNPIIKEHVEKLKSLGHIIIEPEEGKLVCEEEGQGKLASEERLLDWIEYSLRPKPLAGKRVLITCGATREYIDGVRFLSNSSSGRMGFALARVFRWYGAQVKVVAGFTTAQEPPETHVQRVVSAQDMYQKVMELKDWADIIVMNAAVSDYMPERKETGKIKKTQSLTLRLVSTPDILLHLGERKGDKLLIGFALEERENLLENSRQKLRRKNLDMLIANPLEVMDRDFHEGYILYADGREEKIEFGDKVISAELIVKKVINGLLSKSL, encoded by the coding sequence ATGACTAGGGTCCTTCTTGGTGTTTCTTCCAGCATAGCTATATACAAGGCTTGTGATCTTGTAAGAACTTTAAAGAAAAAGGGTTATCAGGTAAAGGTAATAATGACGCCCTTTTCGGAAAAGTTTTTAAGCAAGATGACCTTTGAAGCTCTAACAGGTTATAGAGTTTACTCCCAATGGGAAGAGGACCCTTTAGCTCACATAAACCTTGCACGGTGGTGTGATGTGTTTCTCATAGCCCCCTGCAGCGTAAACACCCTATCTAAGATAGCTCTCGGTATAGGTGATAATCTCCTTACCACCACAGTTTTGGCTTACGAGAAAAACCTCCTCATAGCTCCTGCCGGGAATGTATCCATGTGGACAAATCCCATAATAAAAGAGCATGTGGAGAAGCTAAAAAGTTTAGGACACATCATCATAGAGCCAGAGGAAGGCAAGCTGGTTTGTGAGGAGGAAGGGCAGGGAAAACTTGCCAGCGAAGAGAGACTGCTGGACTGGATAGAGTATTCCCTAAGACCCAAACCTTTAGCAGGTAAAAGGGTGCTCATCACCTGCGGTGCTACAAGGGAGTACATAGACGGAGTGCGCTTTTTGTCCAACTCATCCAGCGGTAGGATGGGGTTTGCACTGGCGAGGGTTTTTAGGTGGTATGGTGCGCAAGTAAAGGTAGTAGCCGGCTTTACAACAGCTCAAGAGCCACCAGAAACTCATGTGCAAAGGGTAGTATCCGCTCAAGATATGTACCAAAAGGTGATGGAGTTAAAAGACTGGGCAGACATAATAGTTATGAACGCAGCAGTCTCTGACTATATGCCAGAAAGGAAAGAAACGGGCAAGATCAAAAAGACACAGAGCCTTACCCTAAGGCTTGTGAGCACACCCGACATACTCTTGCATCTTGGAGAAAGAAAAGGAGATAAGTTACTTATAGGCTTTGCTCTGGAAGAAAGGGAAAATCTTCTGGAAAATAGCCGTCAGAAGCTCCGAAGGAAAAACTTGGACATGCTTATAGCCAATCCTCTTGAGGTGATGGACAGGGACTTTCACGAAGGGTATATACTTTACGCAGACGGCAGGGAGGAGAAGATAGAGTTTGGTGATAAGGTTATCTCCGCAGAGCTTATAGTCAAAAAGGTCATAAACGGTTTGCTCTCCAAGAGCCTATAA
- a CDS encoding KdsC family phosphatase has product MDLSERAKRIKLLLMDVDGVLTDGKLYYTEKGEEIKVFNVRDGFGIKLIQKAGIKTGVISGRNSKPLLNRLKELGVEEIHLGYNDKLPLLDEILRRNQLSYEEIAFIGDDYVDAPVLMRVGFPIVVSNAPEAIKRIALYITKASGGEGAVREAVEYLLELRGELDKMLKYYLQ; this is encoded by the coding sequence ATGGATCTGAGCGAAAGAGCTAAGAGGATAAAGCTTCTCCTTATGGATGTGGACGGTGTCCTGACAGATGGAAAACTTTATTACACGGAGAAGGGTGAGGAGATAAAGGTCTTTAATGTTAGGGATGGTTTTGGTATAAAGCTAATTCAGAAGGCTGGCATCAAGACGGGGGTAATATCTGGAAGAAATTCAAAGCCTCTCTTAAATAGGCTAAAAGAGTTAGGTGTTGAAGAAATACATTTAGGCTATAATGACAAATTACCACTTCTTGATGAAATACTGAGGAGAAATCAGCTGAGCTACGAGGAGATAGCTTTTATAGGGGATGATTATGTAGATGCGCCTGTTTTGATGAGGGTAGGCTTTCCCATCGTAGTAAGTAATGCACCAGAAGCCATAAAGAGGATAGCACTATACATTACAAAAGCCTCAGGTGGAGAAGGTGCAGTTAGAGAGGCGGTGGAGTATCTACTGGAACTCAGGGGTGAGCTTGACAAGATGCTAAAATATTATCTCCAATGA
- a CDS encoding succinate--CoA ligase subunit beta: protein MNLYEYEAYDKIFKKYGIPTPEYMFESSVSDRLVEFVNQLGECVVKSQVLVGKRGKAGAVKVCSDPQSAIETAQALLNYPVYGEMPVGVLVARKVNILKELYASITYSTEVRAPVLTLSLEGGMDIEEVPPEKVRSWTINPLKGLYPHMVRNYLLELGFPQEYMGILRELSEVVSNMYRAFWEAEARLLEINPLAICDVNGKLKVYALDAVVTIDDDASVPPSKIYGVRTAMKRPPTEREIEASLIDRDDHRGKAGSYVEVDGDIAMMTFGGGGSTVTIETTYAIGLKPANFTDIGGNPPAEKMYKITKIILSKPGIRGVLVCGGTANNTRIDVTLGEGVANAIRDLYKEGKLNPDWIWVVRRNGPEAEKGLRMLYEAFKECKVKGEIYDSSLPLTEAPIRLKELLDICTSAQSEDRHLTEEQAKDMGI, encoded by the coding sequence ATGAATTTATACGAGTATGAAGCTTACGACAAGATTTTCAAAAAGTACGGTATACCTACACCTGAGTATATGTTTGAAAGCAGCGTAAGCGATAGGCTTGTGGAGTTTGTAAATCAGCTGGGTGAGTGCGTGGTAAAGTCTCAGGTGCTTGTAGGCAAAAGAGGAAAAGCTGGAGCTGTAAAGGTATGCTCTGACCCTCAAAGTGCCATTGAAACAGCGCAGGCTCTTCTTAACTATCCCGTTTACGGTGAGATGCCTGTGGGCGTGCTTGTAGCAAGAAAGGTAAACATCCTTAAGGAACTTTATGCTTCCATTACCTATTCAACGGAAGTGAGAGCTCCTGTGCTTACCCTAAGCTTGGAAGGTGGTATGGACATAGAGGAAGTCCCTCCTGAAAAGGTCAGAAGCTGGACCATAAACCCCCTCAAAGGGCTTTATCCCCACATGGTGAGAAACTATCTTTTGGAGCTTGGCTTTCCTCAGGAATATATGGGCATTTTGAGGGAGCTTTCCGAAGTTGTATCCAACATGTACAGAGCCTTCTGGGAAGCGGAAGCAAGGCTTTTGGAGATAAACCCTCTTGCCATATGTGATGTAAATGGTAAGCTAAAGGTTTATGCCCTTGATGCGGTGGTAACCATAGACGATGATGCATCTGTGCCACCTTCTAAGATATACGGAGTAAGAACTGCCATGAAGAGACCCCCAACAGAGAGAGAGATAGAAGCTTCACTTATAGATAGGGACGACCACCGTGGAAAGGCAGGCTCTTATGTGGAGGTGGATGGCGATATTGCCATGATGACCTTTGGAGGTGGAGGTTCTACAGTTACCATAGAGACTACCTATGCCATCGGTCTAAAACCGGCCAACTTCACCGATATAGGTGGAAACCCACCGGCTGAGAAGATGTACAAGATAACCAAGATCATCCTCTCAAAACCCGGTATAAGAGGTGTTTTGGTGTGCGGTGGAACTGCCAATAACACAAGAATAGATGTAACTCTTGGTGAAGGTGTGGCAAACGCCATAAGGGACCTTTACAAGGAAGGTAAGCTAAATCCTGACTGGATATGGGTAGTACGCAGAAACGGACCAGAAGCAGAGAAAGGTCTTCGCATGCTATACGAAGCCTTCAAAGAGTGCAAGGTAAAAGGTGAAATATATGACTCATCTCTACCTCTGACTGAGGCACCCATAAGGCTAAAAGAGTTGCTTGACATATGCACATCAGCGCAAAGCGAGGACAGGCACTTGACGGAAGAACAAGCTAAAGACATGGGGATATAA
- a CDS encoding anaerobic ribonucleoside-triphosphate reductase activating protein produces the protein MMRDYEERSLKGKTPHCLFKIGGFQRFTLIDYPGKVSCIVFTQGCNFRCPYCYNVELVLPEYFGKTIPQEEILSFLEQRVGKLEGVVITGGEPTIHAGLKDFIEKVKKPSFSVKLDTNGSMPEVIEELIKDKLVDYIAMDIKAPPDKYEEVVRAKVDIKAINRSINLIMNSGVDYEFRTTVVKNQLSKDDILKIAEWIKEAKRYYLQKFLPGKTLDPDFSNKTTYSDEEFAEILSFIKDNFSECALR, from the coding sequence ATGATGAGGGATTATGAAGAACGTTCTTTAAAGGGAAAGACTCCTCACTGCCTTTTCAAGATAGGAGGCTTCCAAAGATTCACTCTGATAGATTATCCGGGTAAGGTGTCATGCATAGTGTTTACTCAAGGGTGTAACTTTAGATGTCCATACTGCTACAATGTGGAGCTTGTTCTTCCAGAGTACTTTGGGAAAACTATACCACAGGAGGAGATCCTTTCCTTCTTAGAACAAAGGGTAGGCAAGCTTGAAGGTGTAGTCATTACGGGTGGTGAACCCACCATACATGCGGGACTTAAGGATTTTATAGAAAAGGTTAAGAAACCTTCTTTTTCCGTAAAGCTTGATACCAATGGGTCTATGCCTGAGGTGATAGAAGAGCTTATAAAGGACAAGCTTGTAGATTACATAGCTATGGATATAAAAGCTCCTCCTGATAAGTATGAAGAGGTGGTGAGGGCAAAAGTAGACATAAAAGCTATAAACAGAAGCATAAACCTTATAATGAATTCTGGAGTAGATTACGAGTTTAGAACCACGGTAGTTAAAAACCAGCTATCAAAGGATGATATACTCAAAATAGCTGAATGGATAAAGGAGGCAAAGAGGTACTACCTTCAGAAGTTCCTTCCGGGCAAGACTCTTGACCCGGATTTTTCCAACAAAACCACTTACTCGGACGAAGAGTTCGCAGAGATACTTTCCTTTATAAAGGATAATTTTTCTGAATGTGCACTAAGGTGA